In Halobacterium noricense, the genomic stretch CCTCCGCGAGGTTGCCGACCGCTCCACGGAGGAGGCGCTGCCCGTCTCGCTGGCGGCGACGTCGATGGCCGTCGAGCGCGGCGCACACATCGTCCGTACGCACGACGTCGCCGAAACGCGGGACGCTGCGCTCATCGGCTACGAGTTCCGCCGCGACCGTTACGAGGCTGAGCACGTCGAGGAATTGGACGTGACGACCGTTGCGGAGGCTGAGCGCCACGTGAAGCGGCTGGACGGCGACCTCGATGCTGCCGGCGACGCGGCCGCTCGCGCGTACGAGGTACACGGCCTCGACGGCGACGACCGCGCGGTGCTGGCGGCCAAAGGTGTCGCCGTCACGGGGGACGACCCGGCGTTCGTCGCAGCCCCTATCAGCGTGCTTCGGGCTGCCGCGGATGCGCTCGAATCCCCGGACGGCGTGCTGGGGGAACTCACAGCGGCGTGGTCGACTCGCACGTAACGGGAAAACTTATACCGGCGGGGCCTAAATCCGAGGTTGGAAGCCGGACCCCCGCTGGGTAGGGGTACTTCGCGGGGCGTCTCGGCTCGAACCAGGAATCCTTTCATTTATTCGACTTCGTAGCGACAGCCATGGACTTCACCGACTGGGCGCCGGTCTACGAGGAGGTACTCGCCGACTTCGGGTTCGACAGAGCCGCCGACGAGCACGCGCGAGACGTGCTCGCGGAGTACGCCGAGCCGTTCGACCTGACGCGCCTCGACTGCACGGGCCAGCGGGTCGCTATCGCCGGTGGCGCAGCGTCACTGGCCGGCGAGACCGCGGTTGCAGCCGATGCAGACGTCGTGTTCGCCGCGTCGACCGCCGTCGACGTGCTCGACGATGCGGGCGTCGACGTCGACCTGATGGTGACCGACCTCGACAAGAACCCCGACACTGCGCGCCGGCTCACCGAATCGGGGACGCCGGTCGCGGCGCACGCCCACGGCGACAACGTTCCCGCCGTCCGCGAGCACGTCCCGAAATTCGACCTCGCGCACGTCCTCGGCACGAC encodes the following:
- a CDS encoding 6-hydroxymethylpterin diphosphokinase MptE-like protein codes for the protein MDFTDWAPVYEEVLADFGFDRAADEHARDVLAEYAEPFDLTRLDCTGQRVAIAGGAASLAGETAVAADADVVFAASTAVDVLDDAGVDVDLMVTDLDKNPDTARRLTESGTPVAAHAHGDNVPAVREHVPKFDLAHVLGTTQAEPVDAVYNFGGFTDGDRAAFLADHFGAAELTFPGWDFEDPSVGDQKAQKLAWAERLLSWLERRRGDRFGVLDGRRDGIDALP